A genomic segment from Nitratiruptor sp. YY08-10 encodes:
- a CDS encoding NADH-quinone oxidoreductase subunit G, which translates to MVKFTIDGRTVTAQKGETILQVARREGIYIPTMCYLTKVKPIESCRLCVVEVEGVEGFVLSCQTPVVPDIKVRTNSEELYKHRQNIMRLYDVNHPLECGVCDKSGECDLQNKTLEFGVDTQEFTAKDQYRPIQKWNYIQYDPSLCILCEKCVHVCNEVIGDDAIEIEYGGYKSKIVPKNAETLDCTFCGECIAVCPVGALISSDFKYTSNAWELQRIPAACAHCSAACHLYYEVKHSSIENLEPKIYRVKNEFEFETLCGAGRFGFDFENRAKKDEKAFENALEAFKKADTIRFTSYITNEEAYILQKLKEKFGYKLINEEARNYQKFLQNYAAYSGKSLYSADLRRVEISDFIVLLGSFASSDNPAVRYAFTVAHKQRNAQIINMHPVEDDLLKPIVTKFVKYEVGSEEAVMGMLLDALLSEEAKSKIDQKWFDELDMGYLSAESSVGEEEIEDILAKLNRKKRLKEDRFTLILGEDLYAHPRAENIARLAGLIDRFTEFEVMIIPPKTNSLGVALICDLDDEDGAYSIGYNTKGDFTLSALGDGDLDMPALNQQEGTFTNIDRRVVPTNVALPYEGYVLNDIARALGVSDKEYTIEFTKELPQEKGYQPIAFDDLPNEFLNDGSERRGYVIEPQRVNLSRKNVEPIAELPEFNGTVVYRCEPVLQFSPFTNKAHQLNWSCELIGSQQFSIAAKLSDGDQVIIQTKFGAIAKTFRIDPKLKGTVALLGVSDMGIEYFDMQSSYRYERVKITKRADHE; encoded by the coding sequence ATGGTTAAGTTTACAATAGATGGAAGAACAGTTACCGCCCAAAAGGGTGAAACTATTTTACAAGTAGCACGACGAGAGGGGATCTATATTCCTACAATGTGCTATTTGACAAAAGTAAAGCCTATCGAATCATGCAGACTCTGCGTTGTAGAGGTCGAAGGAGTTGAGGGGTTTGTTCTCAGTTGTCAAACTCCAGTTGTACCAGATATTAAAGTGCGAACAAACTCTGAAGAGCTTTATAAACATCGACAAAACATCATGCGCCTTTATGATGTGAACCATCCACTAGAGTGTGGCGTATGTGATAAGAGTGGCGAGTGTGATCTTCAAAACAAGACCTTGGAGTTCGGAGTCGATACGCAAGAGTTTACTGCAAAGGATCAATATCGACCAATCCAAAAATGGAACTACATCCAGTATGATCCGAGTCTATGTATTTTATGTGAAAAATGTGTGCATGTATGCAATGAAGTGATTGGTGATGATGCTATCGAGATCGAATATGGCGGATATAAATCAAAAATTGTTCCTAAAAATGCCGAAACGCTTGATTGTACATTCTGTGGAGAGTGTATTGCAGTCTGTCCGGTAGGCGCACTTATAAGCAGTGATTTCAAATATACCTCCAATGCATGGGAACTTCAAAGGATCCCAGCGGCTTGCGCACACTGTAGTGCAGCATGTCATCTGTATTATGAGGTAAAACACTCTTCAATCGAAAATCTCGAGCCAAAGATTTACCGTGTGAAAAATGAGTTTGAATTTGAAACACTGTGTGGGGCAGGACGATTTGGATTCGATTTTGAAAATAGAGCCAAAAAGGATGAAAAAGCTTTTGAAAACGCTTTAGAAGCGTTCAAAAAAGCGGATACGATTCGATTTACTTCCTATATTACCAATGAAGAGGCATATATTCTTCAGAAGCTCAAAGAAAAATTTGGCTATAAACTCATCAATGAAGAGGCAAGAAACTATCAAAAATTTTTGCAAAACTATGCAGCATATAGCGGAAAAAGCCTTTATAGTGCAGATTTAAGAAGAGTTGAAATAAGTGATTTTATTGTACTTTTGGGAAGTTTTGCCTCTTCAGACAATCCTGCTGTGCGTTATGCATTTACCGTGGCACATAAACAAAGAAACGCACAAATCATCAATATGCATCCGGTGGAAGACGATCTTTTAAAACCAATCGTTACCAAATTTGTCAAATATGAAGTTGGAAGTGAAGAAGCGGTTATGGGAATGCTGCTTGATGCGCTCCTTAGTGAAGAGGCAAAATCCAAAATTGATCAAAAATGGTTTGATGAACTCGATATGGGTTACCTCAGTGCGGAATCAAGTGTGGGGGAAGAGGAGATCGAAGATATCTTAGCAAAACTGAACCGCAAAAAAAGACTGAAAGAAGATAGGTTTACACTCATACTTGGAGAGGATTTGTACGCACATCCAAGAGCGGAGAATATAGCGAGACTGGCTGGGTTGATCGATCGATTTACAGAGTTCGAGGTGATGATCATACCACCAAAGACAAACAGTCTGGGCGTAGCACTCATTTGTGACCTGGATGATGAGGATGGTGCGTACAGTATAGGCTACAACACGAAAGGGGACTTTACACTGAGCGCTTTGGGTGATGGCGATTTGGATATGCCAGCTCTCAACCAACAAGAGGGGACTTTTACCAATATCGATAGACGGGTAGTACCGACAAACGTAGCATTGCCATATGAGGGCTATGTACTAAACGATATTGCAAGAGCTCTCGGAGTGAGTGATAAAGAGTATACAATAGAATTTACAAAAGAGCTTCCACAAGAGAAGGGGTATCAACCAATAGCGTTCGATGATCTGCCAAACGAGTTTTTAAATGATGGAAGCGAGCGGCGAGGGTACGTGATCGAGCCACAAAGAGTGAATTTGTCAAGAAAGAACGTTGAGCCGATAGCTGAGCTGCCGGAATTCAACGGTACAGTGGTCTATCGATGTGAGCCGGTTTTGCAGTTTAGCCCGTTCACCAACAAAGCGCATCAGTTGAATTGGTCCTGTGAGCTGATAGGATCGCAGCAGTTTTCCATAGCTGCCAAACTGAGCGATGGAGATCAAGTTATTATTCAAACAAAATTTGGTGCAATAGCAAAAACATTTCGTATCGATCCTAAATTAAAGGGTACAGTTGCCCTATTAGGAGTGAGTGATATGGGGATAGAGTATTTTGATATGCAGTCATCCTACAGATATGAACGAGTAAAAATCACAAAGAGAGCGGATCATGAGTGA
- a CDS encoding NADH-quinone oxidoreductase subunit G: MSEKIKITIDGKECETVAGEYVLNVARANGIFIPAICYLTGCSPTLACRLCLVEADGKQVYACNAKAKDGMNIVTVTENILKERRAIMEVYDVNHPLECGVCDQSGECELQNYTLEMKVDEQHYAIRDTYRPVKKWNFIHYDSSLCIVCERCVTVCKDMIGDAALKTVPRGGDKLGKEWKDEMPKDAYAMWNKLQKSIIGAVTGDQLDCTWCGECISVCPVGALVSEDYHYTTNSWELTKIPAACAHCSATCHMYYETKHTSIENPEPKIYRVTNEFHYQPLCGAGRFGFDFENKAKKDEKAFENALEAFKKADTIRFTSYITNEEAYILQKLKEKFDYKLINEDAKQYKQFLENFSQYSGKSLPTADVKTIHNSQFVVSIGTALKSDNPRVRFAFNNAVKMNKGGGIYFHPIKDPVIESLGKTVVPVYHKPLKEEAALYLILQEFGDKEKLPKYVKEYLDSLMVTKTKEIEETIKEKVVEIVEETIVDEKTGKEKKVQKKVEKEVPKKVKKEVEYQVSKLYDMLDAPEELMEKLSKVLSKAEKFTLILGEDLYAHPRAENIARLAGLIDRFTEFEVMIIPPKTNSLGVALICDLDDEDGAYSIGYNTKGDFTLSALGDGDLDMPALNQQEGTFTNIDRRVVPTNVALPYEGYVLNDIARALGVSDKEYTIEFTKELPQEKGYQPIAFDDLPNEFLNDGSERRGYVIEPQRVNLSRKNVEPIAELPEFNGTVVYRCEPVLQFSPFTNKAHQLTENGKLYASETFLNELGLEEGDKVNLQKDDTNITVEVALDDKIGSGAYIGTFDTNIDISPLFAGYRFSEVQIQKV; the protein is encoded by the coding sequence ATGAGTGAAAAGATTAAGATTACGATTGATGGAAAAGAGTGTGAAACGGTAGCAGGCGAGTACGTTCTCAATGTAGCCAGAGCCAACGGTATTTTTATTCCTGCCATCTGTTACCTAACAGGTTGCTCTCCGACGCTGGCATGTAGGCTTTGCCTTGTAGAAGCAGATGGTAAGCAGGTCTATGCGTGTAATGCCAAAGCCAAAGATGGTATGAATATCGTTACCGTCACGGAAAATATTCTTAAAGAGCGCCGTGCCATCATGGAAGTCTATGATGTGAACCACCCATTGGAGTGCGGCGTATGTGATCAAAGTGGCGAATGCGAGTTGCAAAACTATACATTAGAGATGAAAGTGGATGAGCAGCACTATGCCATTCGAGACACCTATAGGCCAGTCAAAAAATGGAATTTTATCCATTATGACTCGTCACTCTGTATCGTGTGTGAGCGTTGTGTGACTGTTTGTAAGGATATGATAGGCGATGCGGCGCTAAAAACCGTTCCACGGGGCGGAGACAAGCTTGGCAAAGAGTGGAAAGATGAGATGCCAAAAGACGCCTATGCTATGTGGAACAAACTGCAAAAATCGATTATCGGAGCGGTTACAGGAGATCAGCTTGATTGTACATGGTGTGGTGAATGTATCAGTGTCTGTCCGGTTGGAGCACTGGTGAGCGAAGATTATCACTATACGACTAACTCTTGGGAACTTACAAAAATTCCAGCGGCCTGTGCACATTGTAGTGCTACCTGCCACATGTACTATGAAACGAAACACACCTCTATCGAAAACCCTGAACCAAAAATCTACCGCGTCACAAATGAGTTTCATTATCAGCCGCTATGCGGAGCAGGACGATTTGGATTTGATTTTGAAAACAAGGCCAAAAAGGATGAAAAGGCTTTTGAAAACGCTTTAGAAGCGTTCAAAAAAGCGGATACGATTCGATTTACTTCCTATATTACCAATGAAGAGGCATATATTCTCCAGAAGCTCAAAGAAAAATTTGACTATAAACTCATCAATGAGGATGCCAAACAGTATAAGCAGTTTTTAGAAAATTTCAGTCAATACAGCGGAAAATCATTACCAACAGCCGATGTGAAAACAATCCATAATAGTCAATTTGTAGTTTCTATAGGGACAGCATTGAAAAGTGACAATCCGAGAGTACGGTTTGCGTTTAACAATGCTGTAAAAATGAATAAAGGCGGAGGAATCTATTTTCATCCTATAAAAGATCCGGTCATAGAGTCTCTTGGAAAAACAGTTGTGCCTGTTTATCACAAACCGTTAAAAGAAGAGGCTGCACTCTATCTTATATTGCAAGAATTTGGTGATAAAGAGAAATTACCAAAATATGTGAAAGAGTATCTTGATTCGTTGATGGTTACAAAAACCAAAGAGATTGAGGAGACGATTAAGGAAAAAGTTGTCGAGATTGTTGAAGAGACGATCGTTGATGAAAAAACGGGCAAAGAGAAAAAAGTTCAGAAAAAAGTAGAAAAAGAGGTACCCAAAAAGGTCAAAAAAGAGGTTGAGTATCAGGTGAGCAAACTTTATGACATGCTTGATGCTCCTGAAGAGTTGATGGAAAAATTGAGTAAAGTGCTATCAAAAGCTGAAAAATTCACACTCATACTTGGAGAGGATTTGTACGCACATCCAAGAGCGGAGAATATAGCGAGACTGGCTGGGTTGATCGATCGATTTACAGAGTTCGAGGTGATGATCATACCACCAAAGACAAACAGTCTGGGCGTAGCACTCATTTGTGACCTGGATGATGAGGATGGTGCGTACAGTATAGGCTACAACACGAAAGGGGACTTTACACTGAGCGCTTTGGGTGATGGCGATTTGGATATGCCAGCTCTCAACCAACAAGAGGGGACTTTTACCAATATCGATAGACGGGTAGTACCGACAAACGTAGCATTGCCATATGAGGGCTATGTACTAAACGATATTGCAAGAGCTCTCGGAGTGAGTGATAAAGAGTATACAATAGAATTTACAAAAGAGCTTCCACAAGAGAAGGGGTATCAACCAATAGCGTTCGATGATCTGCCAAACGAGTTTTTAAATGATGGAAGCGAGCGGCGAGGGTACGTGATCGAGCCACAAAGAGTGAATTTGTCAAGAAAGAACGTTGAGCCGATAGCTGAGCTGCCGGAATTCAACGGTACAGTGGTCTATCGATGTGAGCCGGTTTTGCAGTTTAGCCCGTTCACCAACAAAGCGCATCAGCTAACAGAAAATGGCAAATTGTATGCAAGTGAAACATTTTTGAATGAATTGGGCCTTGAAGAGGGTGATAAAGTAAACCTTCAAAAAGATGATACTAATATTACAGTAGAAGTTGCCCTTGATGACAAAATTGGATCGGGAGCCTATATAGGCACGTTTGATACAAATATTGATATATCACCGCTTTTTGCGGGATATCGATTTAGCGAAGTACAAATTCAAAAGGTGTAA
- the nuoH gene encoding NADH-quinone oxidoreductase subunit NuoH, whose amino-acid sequence MDAAFVIATILKILIVLGLFSALAGFGTYVERKVLAFMQRRLGPMHVGPYGLLQVLADGIKLFTKEDFVPQGAVRPVFMIAPVITAATAFIAMAAIPMFPEFTIGGYTVKPIISDINVGLLFVLGVMAAGLYGPLLAGMSSGNKWALLGAARTAIQFLSYEVVTGLSVLAPVMIVGSLSLVDFNNYQAGGIGNWLIWKQPLAFILFLIAGYAETNRTPFDLLEHEAEVISGYATEYSGMRWGMFFIGEYANMFTIGFLVSLIFLGGFNDWGFIPGAIAILIKVFFFFFLFLWTRASWPHVRPDQLMWLCWKVLMPLAVINVVITGIVMSI is encoded by the coding sequence ATGGATGCAGCGTTTGTTATAGCAACCATTCTTAAGATACTGATTGTACTGGGGCTTTTTTCGGCTTTGGCCGGATTTGGTACCTATGTAGAAAGAAAAGTACTTGCATTTATGCAACGCCGTCTTGGTCCGATGCATGTAGGACCATACGGATTGTTACAGGTTCTTGCTGACGGTATCAAGCTCTTTACGAAAGAGGATTTTGTACCGCAAGGAGCAGTACGCCCTGTTTTTATGATAGCTCCGGTAATCACAGCGGCCACAGCTTTTATCGCTATGGCGGCGATTCCGATGTTTCCGGAATTTACAATCGGTGGATATACGGTTAAGCCGATAATTTCTGATATCAATGTTGGATTGCTGTTTGTGTTAGGAGTAATGGCTGCTGGATTGTATGGACCATTGCTAGCTGGTATGTCTTCTGGAAACAAATGGGCGTTACTCGGTGCAGCTCGGACTGCGATCCAGTTTTTAAGCTATGAAGTTGTTACCGGACTTTCTGTTTTGGCACCAGTGATGATTGTAGGGTCCCTTTCATTGGTGGATTTTAACAATTACCAGGCAGGAGGCATAGGAAATTGGCTGATTTGGAAACAGCCTCTTGCATTTATTCTTTTCTTGATTGCAGGATATGCGGAGACAAACAGAACGCCGTTTGATTTACTAGAGCATGAAGCGGAAGTGATTTCAGGGTACGCTACAGAGTATAGCGGTATGCGATGGGGAATGTTTTTCATCGGTGAATATGCAAACATGTTCACAATAGGATTTTTGGTTAGTCTCATTTTTCTTGGCGGATTCAATGATTGGGGATTTATTCCAGGTGCGATTGCTATTTTGATCAAAGTCTTTTTCTTTTTCTTTCTTTTCTTGTGGACACGGGCATCCTGGCCGCATGTACGACCGGATCAATTGATGTGGCTCTGCTGGAAAGTATTGATGCCTCTAGCGGTGATCAATGTAGTGATTACCGGTATTGTGATGAGTATCTAA
- the nuoI gene encoding NADH-quinone oxidoreductase subunit NuoI — protein sequence MSGLEQFTNRYGSQNYYKVKIEPYPKTPWEKFKRVLKRSVKLELFVGLKITLLEMIRFNIHTIQYPKEKLPIGPRYRAVHKLLRLLESGNERCIGCGLCEKICIANCIRIDTKVDENGRKVPTQYTINFGRCIFCGYCAEVCPELAIVHGQDYENASEQRAHFALKEDMLTPLDKLKEQKEFPGFGAPTPAADKLIKKTPLAY from the coding sequence ATGAGTGGGTTAGAACAGTTTACAAATAGATATGGATCACAAAACTATTATAAAGTGAAAATAGAGCCATATCCAAAGACGCCTTGGGAAAAATTTAAAAGAGTTTTGAAAAGAAGTGTAAAACTTGAACTCTTTGTCGGTTTGAAAATTACGCTATTGGAAATGATTCGATTTAATATCCATACAATTCAGTATCCAAAAGAGAAACTTCCAATTGGACCAAGATATCGGGCAGTCCATAAGCTGCTTCGGCTGCTTGAGAGTGGTAATGAGCGCTGTATCGGCTGTGGACTTTGTGAAAAGATCTGCATCGCTAACTGTATCCGAATCGATACAAAAGTCGATGAAAACGGAAGAAAAGTACCAACACAATATACGATTAATTTCGGCCGATGTATTTTTTGCGGGTATTGTGCGGAAGTATGCCCAGAGCTTGCCATTGTCCATGGTCAAGATTATGAAAATGCAAGTGAACAAAGAGCGCATTTTGCATTGAAAGAGGATATGCTCACACCACTTGACAAATTGAAAGAACAAAAAGAGTTTCCAGGTTTTGGTGCGCCTACACCGGCAGCAGACAAATTAATCAAAAAAACGCCATTAGCGTATTAA
- a CDS encoding NADH-quinone oxidoreductase subunit J, translated as MVEAIAFYLFAALTIFMFAVTVMSKNALHSMSALAAGMVFISAFFFLLDADFLGVVQIIVYGGAVMALYAFAMMFMDTTKDVKEKNPSKKIVFFLSGMVALLLVIILLTPIISDKVHALYPVSDEVGNAEAVGIVLFTKYLVPFELAAVMLLVAMIAGIILASKRMDESITLKIDHEIEEKAGK; from the coding sequence ATGGTTGAAGCAATTGCATTCTATCTTTTCGCAGCACTGACAATTTTTATGTTTGCTGTGACTGTTATGAGCAAGAACGCTCTGCATTCCATGAGCGCATTGGCCGCAGGAATGGTATTTATATCGGCATTCTTTTTTCTTTTGGATGCGGATTTTCTCGGTGTCGTTCAAATCATAGTCTACGGCGGTGCTGTTATGGCCCTGTATGCTTTTGCTATGATGTTTATGGATACGACAAAAGATGTAAAAGAGAAAAACCCGTCTAAGAAAATCGTATTTTTTCTTTCCGGAATGGTTGCACTTCTTCTTGTTATTATCCTATTGACACCGATTATTTCCGACAAAGTGCATGCTTTGTATCCAGTCAGTGATGAAGTTGGTAATGCAGAAGCGGTTGGTATCGTGCTGTTTACCAAATATCTGGTTCCATTTGAATTAGCTGCTGTAATGCTACTGGTGGCTATGATTGCGGGTATCATTTTGGCAAGTAAACGGATGGATGAGAGTATAACGTTGAAAATTGATCATGAAATCGAAGAAAAGGCTGGCAAATGA
- the nuoK gene encoding NADH-quinone oxidoreductase subunit NuoK produces the protein MITLTHYLILSAILFSIALVGILRRKNLLMLFFATEIALNAVNIALAAFSKYYGDLTGQLFAFFIIAIAASEVAVGLGLLIIWYKRRGTIDLDSLQSMNG, from the coding sequence ATGATTACATTGACACACTATCTCATATTGTCTGCCATACTTTTTAGTATAGCGCTTGTAGGTATTTTGCGTAGAAAAAATCTACTGATGCTCTTTTTTGCAACAGAAATTGCACTTAATGCTGTGAATATTGCATTGGCTGCATTTTCAAAATATTACGGAGATTTGACTGGGCAGCTTTTTGCATTTTTTATCATTGCCATTGCAGCAAGTGAAGTGGCAGTTGGCCTTGGTCTGTTGATTATTTGGTATAAACGAAGAGGAACTATCGATCTAGATAGCCTCCAATCTATGAACGGGTAA
- the nuoL gene encoding NADH-quinone oxidoreductase subunit L, which translates to MEKYVYIALFSPLVGSLFAGLFGMQPKKLLTGIVTSTLLAISFIASVLLLFHVAATEEPVHVTLFDWITTGSLNIPFGFVVDQVSAIMMVTVTLVSTLVHIYSIGYMEHDSGFNRFFSYLSAFVFSMLVLVMSDNFAGLFIGWEGVGLCSWLLIGFWYYKKDETRDVNPSISPSWAANEAFIMNRIADLGMLIGLFIIYWHIGSLQYDVVFAHVNLLDIAVITMMGIFLFIGAMGKSAQFPLHTWLADAMEGPTPVSALIHAATMVTAGVYLVVRAFPIYSQIPDIGLFIATLGAFVAVFAASMALVNTDLKRIIAYSTLSQLGYMFVAGGLGAYWIALFHLMTHAFFKALLFLGAGNVMHAMDDELNIFKMGGLGKVMKWTMIMMVIASLALAGIYPFAGFFSKDKILEVAFDSHHYILWFMLWVGAGMTAFYSFRLIMLVFFGEERYKKYGFHPHEAHWYMLAAMAPLAILAIIAGFFEHSFEEFVTKLLPEYHFHSHGIAVVALIGLTTLIALTGIGIAVYKYSHGGFSEKWKENFFYKLLYNQYYIPILYEKLFTEPYKILSNIAWKELDLRIVDATVDFIANVIYKSGFAGRVVQSGNLSKMLRWMVIGLLILLVLIILYSPVR; encoded by the coding sequence ATGGAAAAATATGTATATATAGCACTATTTTCCCCACTGGTCGGATCGCTTTTTGCAGGACTATTTGGCATGCAGCCAAAAAAACTGCTTACAGGGATTGTTACATCAACACTGCTTGCAATCTCATTTATTGCATCCGTACTCCTGCTCTTTCATGTTGCAGCGACTGAAGAGCCTGTACATGTGACACTATTTGACTGGATTACAACCGGATCACTCAATATTCCTTTTGGTTTTGTTGTCGATCAGGTATCGGCTATCATGATGGTAACTGTTACTCTTGTATCAACGCTTGTCCATATCTATTCTATCGGATATATGGAACATGACAGCGGTTTTAATAGATTTTTCAGTTATTTGAGTGCGTTTGTTTTTTCAATGCTTGTTCTTGTGATGAGTGACAACTTTGCCGGTCTTTTCATAGGATGGGAAGGTGTAGGTCTTTGTTCATGGCTTCTTATTGGCTTTTGGTATTACAAGAAAGATGAGACAAGAGATGTGAACCCATCCATCAGTCCGTCATGGGCTGCAAATGAAGCGTTCATAATGAACAGAATAGCAGACCTTGGAATGCTCATCGGACTTTTTATCATTTATTGGCATATCGGCTCTTTACAATATGATGTTGTATTTGCACACGTTAACCTTCTAGATATTGCGGTCATTACAATGATGGGTATTTTCCTTTTCATTGGTGCAATGGGAAAATCGGCCCAATTTCCGCTTCATACATGGTTGGCTGATGCGATGGAAGGTCCTACGCCAGTATCTGCACTTATCCATGCTGCAACCATGGTTACTGCAGGCGTGTATCTCGTTGTACGAGCTTTTCCTATCTATTCGCAAATTCCTGATATCGGCCTGTTTATTGCGACTTTAGGTGCATTTGTTGCCGTATTTGCTGCATCCATGGCTTTAGTAAATACAGATTTGAAGCGTATCATTGCCTACTCTACACTTTCACAGCTTGGATATATGTTTGTGGCCGGCGGTCTCGGAGCATACTGGATTGCACTGTTTCACCTCATGACACACGCATTTTTCAAAGCACTACTCTTCTTGGGTGCTGGAAATGTTATGCATGCGATGGATGATGAACTCAATATTTTTAAAATGGGCGGCCTTGGCAAAGTGATGAAATGGACGATGATAATGATGGTCATTGCATCATTGGCTCTTGCTGGAATCTATCCATTTGCAGGATTTTTCTCAAAAGATAAAATTTTGGAAGTTGCATTTGATTCCCACCATTACATCTTATGGTTTATGCTGTGGGTCGGCGCTGGTATGACAGCATTTTATAGCTTCAGACTCATCATGCTTGTTTTCTTCGGTGAAGAACGATATAAAAAGTATGGATTTCATCCGCATGAAGCACACTGGTATATGTTAGCTGCTATGGCACCTTTGGCAATTTTGGCGATTATTGCCGGTTTCTTTGAGCATTCGTTTGAAGAGTTTGTTACAAAACTCTTGCCAGAATATCATTTCCATTCTCATGGAATTGCTGTAGTTGCACTCATTGGATTGACAACATTGATTGCATTAACCGGTATCGGTATTGCTGTATACAAATATAGTCATGGTGGTTTCAGCGAGAAATGGAAAGAGAACTTTTTCTATAAACTGCTATACAATCAATACTATATTCCTATTCTTTACGAGAAACTGTTTACTGAACCATACAAAATATTGTCCAATATTGCTTGGAAAGAGCTTGATTTAAGAATTGTGGATGCGACTGTCGATTTTATAGCAAATGTTATCTATAAATCTGGTTTTGCTGGACGTGTCGTGCAAAGTGGTAACCTATCCAAGATGCTTCGTTGGATGGTTATCGGTCTTTTAATACTGCTTGTTTTAATCATTCTATATAGTCCGGTACGGTAA
- a CDS encoding NADH-quinone oxidoreductase subunit M codes for MDHILSLLVFFPALAGMLGFIVKKDNIRAYGITIAAIEFALSLILWLMFDYNNGHFQFVEQLPLIPEYGINYFLGVDGISLFLIVLSTFVTLVGLISLTIEKNVKNMIISLLFLEMTMVGVFVALDAVIFYIFWELSLVPMLYIIGYWGSELRVYAAIKFFLYTFFGSLIMLVGMLFMAYLYYVATGTISFAIPDWHRLILPYDYQIWLFLAFFLGLAIKVPMFPFHTWLPYAHGQAPTIGSVILAAVLLKMGTYGFVRLSLPLFPDASIALITPIAVIAVVMVIYTAMVAYAQEDMKQVIAYSSISHMGVIILGTFAMNVEGIAGSIFLMISHGIVSGALFMLVGNIYDRRHTKKLVEFGGLASVMPKYALIFGIMTMASVGLPLTIGFVGEFLSLMGFYKVSPALAFLGGFSIILGAAYMLRVYKLTFFGPLTNEKNRNLPDLNWKELTSLISLVVVVIWLGVNPNPVLKPINKSVENMLQLMEKKAITPEAKDLLSHNTVKLEAK; via the coding sequence ATGGATCATATTTTGTCACTATTGGTATTTTTCCCAGCATTGGCTGGTATGCTAGGCTTTATCGTTAAAAAGGACAACATAAGAGCATACGGCATAACAATAGCTGCTATAGAGTTTGCTCTTTCGTTGATACTGTGGCTGATGTTTGACTACAATAATGGTCATTTCCAATTTGTAGAACAGTTACCTCTTATACCGGAATATGGCATCAATTACTTTTTGGGAGTTGACGGTATATCTCTGTTTTTGATCGTGCTATCGACATTTGTTACATTGGTTGGTTTAATCTCCCTTACAATCGAAAAAAATGTTAAAAATATGATCATTTCTCTTCTCTTTTTAGAGATGACAATGGTGGGTGTATTCGTTGCTTTGGATGCAGTCATTTTTTATATTTTTTGGGAACTCTCTCTTGTACCGATGTTGTATATCATAGGTTACTGGGGGAGCGAACTGCGTGTTTATGCCGCTATCAAATTCTTCTTATATACCTTTTTCGGTTCACTTATCATGCTCGTAGGTATGCTTTTCATGGCATATCTATATTATGTGGCGACAGGGACAATCAGCTTTGCAATTCCGGACTGGCATAGACTCATACTTCCATATGATTATCAGATATGGCTGTTCCTTGCATTTTTCTTGGGTCTTGCTATCAAAGTTCCAATGTTTCCATTCCATACATGGCTTCCTTATGCCCACGGGCAGGCACCGACAATCGGTTCAGTTATTTTGGCTGCAGTACTACTGAAAATGGGGACATACGGTTTTGTGCGACTTTCACTGCCACTCTTTCCCGATGCCTCTATCGCACTAATCACGCCGATTGCTGTAATTGCCGTAGTCATGGTTATCTATACGGCAATGGTGGCGTATGCACAGGAAGATATGAAACAGGTGATCGCATACAGCTCTATCTCTCATATGGGTGTTATCATCTTGGGAACATTCGCAATGAACGTAGAAGGTATCGCAGGATCCATCTTTTTGATGATAAGCCATGGGATAGTCAGTGGTGCTCTGTTTATGCTTGTGGGCAATATCTATGACAGAAGACACACAAAGAAACTTGTAGAGTTTGGTGGACTCGCTTCAGTAATGCCTAAATATGCACTCATTTTTGGAATTATGACAATGGCATCTGTGGGTTTGCCGCTCACAATAGGATTTGTCGGTGAATTTTTAAGTTTGATGGGATTTTATAAAGTTTCTCCTGCTCTTGCATTTCTTGGAGGTTTTTCTATTATCTTGGGTGCAGCATATATGCTCAGAGTATATAAATTGACATTTTTCGGACCTTTGACAAATGAAAAAAACAGAAATCTTCCTGATCTCAATTGGAAAGAGTTGACTTCATTGATCTCGTTGGTGGTTGTTGTAATCTGGCTCGGTGTCAATCCAAACCCAGTGTTAAAACCTATCAACAAAAGTGTAGAGAATATGTTGCAACTAATGGAGAAAAAAGCGATCACACCAGAAGCAAAAGATCTTTTAAGTCACAATACAGTTAAATTGGAGGCAAAATAA